One genomic window of Hymenobacter sp. J193 includes the following:
- a CDS encoding IS5 family transposase, with protein sequence MVECYQPLTDSQWQVIELLLPVHRRRRLCLRHVFNALLYVCRTGCQWRALPRQFPPWTAVYYYFYRWQRLGLWQQLNTVVNALDRVAHGREPTPALACVDSQSVKLAPRIYEHRGLDAHKLINGRKRQVLVDSGGRIWAAHVHAAHRHDSTGALALLPHRPWWARRLQRVLTDAAYRGRFARHLLSLGLVQQISSRPPTQRGFVPLARRWVVERTFAWLACFRRVVVDYEFTPASHVTWLLLANITMALNRA encoded by the coding sequence ATGGTTGAGTGCTATCAACCCCTTACTGACTCGCAGTGGCAAGTTATTGAGTTGCTACTGCCCGTGCACCGGCGACGGCGCTTGTGCTTGCGCCACGTGTTCAACGCCTTGCTCTATGTGTGCCGCACGGGCTGCCAATGGCGGGCACTGCCACGCCAGTTTCCGCCCTGGACAGCGGTCTACTATTACTTCTACCGCTGGCAACGTCTGGGCCTGTGGCAGCAGCTCAACACGGTCGTCAACGCCCTGGATCGGGTCGCGCACGGCCGCGAACCCACCCCGGCGCTGGCCTGCGTGGACAGCCAGAGCGTGAAGCTGGCCCCGCGCATTTACGAACACCGCGGCCTGGACGCACATAAGCTCATCAACGGCCGCAAACGCCAAGTTCTAGTCGATTCTGGCGGACGCATCTGGGCTGCGCATGTACACGCGGCCCACCGCCATGACAGTACCGGGGCTTTGGCCCTGTTGCCGCACCGCCCCTGGTGGGCGCGGCGCCTGCAGCGGGTGCTCACCGATGCCGCCTACCGCGGGCGCTTTGCGCGCCATCTGCTGAGCTTAGGCCTGGTCCAGCAGATCAGTAGTCGGCCGCCCACGCAGCGCGGCTTCGTGCCACTGGCCCGGCGCTGGGTCGTCGAGCGCACCTTCGCCTGGCTGGCCTGCTTTCGCCGGGTCGTCGTCGATTACGAATTTACCCCCGCTAGCCATGTCACTTGGTTACTGCTAGCCAACATCACCATGGCGCTCAATCGGGCTTGA
- a CDS encoding alpha/beta fold hydrolase, with amino-acid sequence MIRFFLTLLCSLLVLASLAQTAATPAALNATLDGYAYPFPVRYLPLKLEGKAVRMAYMDVAATAQANGRTVVLLHGKNFFGAYWRETIKALTAAGFRVVVPDQVGFGKSDKPDLHYSFHQLAQNTRRLLDTLGVRRAVVVGHSMGGMLATRFALLYPEATEKLVLENPIGLEDYRVGVPYQTIAQAEATELKSIEASIRKYHATYYPHGYPQAHDEWLLPLAAQTRHPDFPQVARANALTFDMIYQQPVSYEFSWVQVPTLLIIGQDDRTVVGKGLIKDPKTLAAMGQYPELGRRTASRIKRAKLVPLPGVGHIPHLEALAKFQAALRAFLRE; translated from the coding sequence ATGATTCGTTTCTTTTTGACTTTGCTCTGCAGCCTGCTAGTGCTGGCTTCCTTGGCTCAAACTGCCGCTACGCCCGCCGCGCTCAACGCCACGCTGGATGGCTACGCGTACCCTTTTCCGGTGCGCTACCTGCCGCTGAAGCTGGAAGGGAAGGCCGTGCGCATGGCCTACATGGACGTGGCTGCCACCGCGCAGGCCAATGGCCGCACAGTGGTGCTGCTGCACGGGAAGAACTTCTTCGGGGCGTACTGGCGCGAAACCATCAAGGCTTTGACGGCGGCCGGCTTCCGGGTGGTGGTGCCCGATCAGGTAGGCTTTGGCAAGTCCGATAAGCCGGACCTTCACTACTCTTTCCACCAGCTGGCCCAGAATACCCGCCGCCTGCTCGATACGCTGGGCGTGCGGCGGGCCGTGGTGGTGGGGCACAGTATGGGCGGGATGCTGGCTACGCGCTTTGCCCTCCTGTACCCAGAAGCCACCGAGAAGCTGGTGCTCGAAAACCCAATCGGGCTGGAAGACTACCGCGTGGGCGTGCCCTACCAGACCATTGCCCAGGCCGAAGCTACCGAGCTGAAAAGCATCGAGGCCAGCATCCGCAAGTACCACGCTACCTACTATCCCCACGGCTACCCCCAGGCCCACGACGAGTGGCTGCTGCCCCTGGCCGCCCAGACCCGCCACCCCGATTTTCCGCAGGTGGCCCGCGCCAATGCCCTCACCTTCGACATGATCTACCAGCAGCCGGTGAGCTACGAGTTCAGTTGGGTGCAGGTGCCCACGCTGCTCATCATCGGGCAGGACGACCGCACGGTGGTGGGCAAAGGCCTCATCAAAGACCCCAAAACGCTGGCTGCTATGGGCCAATACCCCGAGCTGGGCCGCCGCACCGCCTCGCGGATCAAACGCGCCAAGCTGGTACCGCTGCCGGGCGTGGGTCACATCCCGCACCTGGAGGCGCTGGCTAAGTTTCAGGCCGCGCTACGGGCGTTTTTGCGGGAGTGA
- a CDS encoding peroxiredoxin: MLNVGQPAPDFTLKTTAGVTFRLQEQRGRAVVLYFYPKDDTPGCTAQACSFRDQYQDFQDLGAEVVGISSDSEASHQKFTEKHRLPFPLLADEGGRVRKLYEVPRALLGILPGRVTFVIDKEGVVQYIFNSMNRATDHVSEAKRVLQELQGA; this comes from the coding sequence ATGCTCAACGTAGGCCAGCCCGCTCCCGACTTCACCTTGAAAACCACCGCCGGCGTTACTTTCCGTCTGCAGGAGCAGCGCGGCCGCGCTGTAGTGCTGTACTTTTACCCCAAAGACGACACGCCCGGCTGCACAGCGCAGGCCTGCTCGTTTCGCGACCAGTACCAGGATTTTCAGGACCTGGGCGCCGAGGTAGTGGGCATCAGCTCCGACTCCGAGGCCTCGCACCAGAAGTTCACCGAAAAGCACCGTCTGCCCTTCCCGCTGCTGGCCGACGAGGGCGGCCGGGTGCGCAAGCTCTACGAGGTGCCCCGCGCCCTGCTGGGCATCCTGCCCGGCCGCGTCACCTTCGTGATTGACAAGGAAGGCGTAGTTCAGTACATATTCAACTCCATGAACCGCGCCACCGACCACGTAAGCGAAGCCAAGCGCGTGCTGCAGGAGCTGCAAGGGGCCTAA
- a CDS encoding glycosyltransferase family 2 protein, whose product MAVIDVIIPAYNEQQSIARVLAEIPAGLVREVVVVDNNSTDDTGAVAQAAGATVVREARTGYGFACLAGMAHCFARPVAEQADVIVFVDGDYSDYPEEMPRLVAPILRGEADLVIGSRALGQREAGSMLPQQIFGNWLATSLLRRLYGARFTDLGPFRAIRREALQRIGMQDQTYGWTVEMQLKAARLGLRSTEVPVRYRRRIGTSKVSGTVKGTLGAGYKILWTIFRYWRS is encoded by the coding sequence ATGGCCGTTATCGACGTCATCATTCCCGCCTACAACGAGCAGCAGTCCATTGCCCGGGTGCTGGCCGAAATTCCGGCCGGGCTGGTGCGCGAGGTAGTGGTGGTGGATAACAACTCCACCGACGACACCGGGGCCGTGGCCCAAGCCGCCGGGGCCACCGTGGTGCGGGAAGCGCGCACCGGCTACGGCTTTGCCTGCCTGGCCGGCATGGCCCACTGCTTTGCCCGCCCGGTGGCGGAGCAGGCCGACGTCATCGTGTTCGTGGATGGTGACTACTCCGACTATCCCGAGGAAATGCCCCGGCTGGTGGCGCCCATTCTGCGCGGCGAGGCCGATCTGGTGATTGGCTCCCGGGCCCTGGGCCAGCGCGAAGCCGGCTCGATGCTGCCCCAGCAGATCTTCGGCAACTGGCTGGCCACGTCCCTGCTGCGCCGCCTCTACGGGGCCCGGTTCACCGACCTAGGGCCGTTCCGGGCAATCCGCCGGGAGGCGCTGCAACGTATCGGGATGCAGGATCAGACCTACGGCTGGACGGTGGAAATGCAGCTGAAGGCCGCCCGCCTGGGTCTGCGCAGCACCGAGGTGCCGGTGCGTTACCGGCGCCGCATCGGCACCAGCAAGGTGTCGGGCACGGTGAAGGGCACGCTGGGCGCGGGCTACAAAATCCTCTGGACCATCTTCCGCTACTGGCGTAGTTGA
- a CDS encoding cellulose synthase family protein: protein MEIALVILYGACLLFMLGFSLSQFHLTRLARRAYRAGLPPEPATPARWPRVTVQLPVYNELYVVERLIDAAAAFDYPADRLHLQVLDDGTDESVAVAAARVAHYHAQGLRIDHVRRPSRAGYKAGALAYGLTLTDGEFIAIFDADFVPAPDFLKRIIPYFAQPKVGVVQTRWGHLNEGFSLLTGLQAFALNAHFLVEQVGRAAGGHFLNFNGTGGVWRRTCIEDAGGWQPDTLTEDLDLSYRAQLRNWRIEYLPQVVAPAELPAAMDAVKSQQFRWNKGAAETARKHLARVWRSDASISTRLHATFHLLNSSVFTVILLMALLSVPLVFIKHRTPALQPVFNLASVFLLTLLPLAYYYYTAWQRTPGRVGRGSFAGRFLLFLAVSMGFSLHNAQAVLLGLLGRQSAFIRTPKLGAVNAEDGWLRRRYRTGSLDALTWLEGLLAGYFLFGLGAGAYLREFGLLPFHLLLAVGFGLVFGYSVQHNRRPI from the coding sequence ATGGAAATTGCTTTGGTGATACTGTATGGCGCGTGCCTGCTCTTCATGCTGGGCTTCAGCCTCTCGCAGTTTCACCTTACCCGGCTGGCTCGCCGGGCCTACCGCGCCGGCCTTCCTCCTGAGCCCGCTACGCCTGCCCGGTGGCCCCGCGTAACGGTGCAGCTGCCCGTCTACAACGAGCTGTACGTGGTGGAGCGCCTCATCGACGCGGCGGCGGCCTTCGACTACCCGGCCGACCGCCTGCACCTGCAGGTGCTGGACGATGGCACCGACGAATCGGTGGCGGTGGCGGCGGCCCGCGTGGCCCACTACCACGCCCAGGGCCTGCGCATCGACCACGTGCGGCGCCCCAGTCGGGCCGGCTACAAGGCCGGGGCCCTGGCTTACGGCCTCACCCTCACCGACGGCGAGTTCATAGCCATCTTCGACGCCGACTTCGTGCCCGCACCGGATTTTCTGAAGCGCATTATCCCCTATTTCGCCCAGCCCAAAGTAGGCGTGGTGCAAACCCGCTGGGGACACCTCAACGAAGGCTTTTCCCTGCTGACCGGGCTGCAGGCGTTTGCCCTGAACGCCCATTTTCTGGTGGAGCAGGTGGGCCGCGCAGCCGGCGGGCACTTTCTCAACTTCAACGGCACCGGGGGCGTGTGGCGCCGTACCTGCATTGAGGATGCGGGCGGCTGGCAGCCGGACACACTCACCGAAGACCTGGATCTGAGCTACCGCGCCCAGCTGCGCAACTGGCGCATCGAGTACCTGCCCCAGGTGGTGGCCCCCGCCGAGCTGCCCGCCGCCATGGACGCTGTGAAGTCGCAGCAGTTTCGCTGGAACAAGGGTGCCGCCGAAACCGCTCGTAAGCACCTGGCCCGGGTATGGCGCTCCGATGCCTCGATTAGCACGCGGCTGCACGCCACCTTTCACCTGCTGAACAGCAGCGTATTTACGGTGATTCTGCTCATGGCTTTATTGAGCGTGCCGCTGGTGTTCATCAAGCACCGTACGCCCGCGCTACAGCCCGTGTTCAACCTGGCCTCGGTGTTCCTGCTCACGCTGCTGCCGCTGGCGTACTACTACTACACGGCCTGGCAGCGCACCCCGGGACGAGTTGGCCGCGGGAGCTTCGCGGGGAGGTTCCTCCTGTTCCTGGCTGTTTCAATGGGCTTTTCTTTGCACAATGCGCAGGCGGTGCTGCTGGGGCTGCTGGGGCGGCAGTCGGCCTTTATCCGCACGCCCAAGTTGGGCGCGGTAAACGCCGAGGACGGCTGGCTGCGGCGCCGCTACCGCACCGGCTCCCTCGATGCCCTCACCTGGCTGGAAGGCTTGCTGGCCGGGTACTTTCTGTTTGGGCTGGGCGCGGGCGCGTATCTGCGGGAGTTCGGGCTGCTGCCGTTTCACTTGCTGCTGGCGGTGGGCTTCGGGCTGGTATTCGGGTACTCGGTGCAGCACAACCGCCGCCCCATATGA
- a CDS encoding glycosyltransferase 87 family protein: MSARRTIWVGTALLLSAGAYAGLAYATPRPHTGQLLGLLAVAFAGYAALLWARVPLGLGLAAALLLRLLWLPATPTLSDDFHRFRWDGLLTANGYNPFRFRPDELVAPSTAASLPPALAAQLRQLYPQLNSPHYYSVYPPVCQGAFALGARLFPDSEQGFVLVLRLLVLAAEAATTLLLLWLLRQLRLPRTQALWYLLHPLVVVELTGSLHFEALVITLLLGAGALLLRGRWQASAGILGVAVATKLLPLVALPLLVRRLGWRRAIAYGAVCGFTVLALFSPFLTTELLQNIGRSLGLYFRTFEFNASFYYLARALGYWYWGYNKIALIGPALAGAGALGILLLAWREKPPLTGVALPRTLLLVLTLYYLLATVVHPWYLTPLLALSVFTRHRFALVWGALVTLSYATYQTSRYTENPWLLTLEYTVMLGLLLLEKPWRPFVAAPDGPSRL; encoded by the coding sequence ATGAGCGCCCGGCGCACAATTTGGGTGGGCACGGCCCTGCTGCTGAGCGCGGGTGCCTACGCGGGGCTGGCCTACGCCACTCCGCGCCCTCATACCGGCCAGCTGCTGGGGCTGCTGGCCGTGGCTTTTGCGGGGTATGCGGCCTTGCTCTGGGCGCGGGTGCCGCTGGGGCTGGGTTTGGCCGCGGCTCTGCTGCTGCGGCTACTCTGGCTGCCGGCTACCCCCACCCTCTCCGACGACTTCCACCGCTTCCGCTGGGACGGCCTGCTCACGGCCAACGGCTACAACCCTTTCCGCTTCCGCCCCGATGAGCTGGTGGCTCCCTCAACGGCAGCTTCCCTCCCACCAGCCCTGGCCGCGCAGCTGCGGCAGCTGTACCCACAGCTCAACTCCCCGCACTACTACTCCGTGTACCCACCGGTTTGCCAAGGGGCCTTTGCCCTGGGTGCCAGGCTGTTTCCTGATTCAGAGCAAGGCTTTGTGCTGGTGCTGCGGCTGCTGGTGCTGGCGGCAGAAGCAGCTACCACGCTCCTGCTACTTTGGCTGCTGCGGCAGCTGCGCCTGCCCCGCACCCAGGCCCTATGGTACCTGCTGCACCCGCTGGTAGTAGTCGAGCTGACCGGAAGCCTTCACTTTGAGGCGCTGGTCATCACCCTGTTACTGGGGGCCGGGGCCCTACTGCTGCGGGGCCGGTGGCAGGCGTCGGCGGGAATATTGGGAGTGGCGGTGGCTACCAAGCTGCTGCCGCTGGTGGCCCTGCCTTTGCTGGTGCGGCGGCTGGGCTGGCGGCGGGCTATAGCCTACGGCGCCGTATGCGGCTTCACGGTGCTGGCGTTGTTCAGCCCGTTTCTCACGACTGAGCTGCTGCAGAACATCGGGCGCAGCCTCGGACTTTACTTCCGCACCTTCGAGTTCAATGCCAGCTTCTACTACCTGGCTAGGGCCCTGGGCTACTGGTACTGGGGCTACAACAAGATTGCGCTGATTGGGCCGGCTTTGGCGGGGGCGGGGGCGCTGGGCATCCTGCTGCTGGCCTGGCGCGAAAAGCCCCCGCTAACCGGGGTTGCACTGCCCCGCACGCTGCTGCTGGTGCTTACGCTGTATTACCTGCTGGCTACAGTGGTGCACCCCTGGTACCTGACTCCGCTGCTGGCCCTGAGCGTGTTCACCCGGCACCGGTTTGCGTTGGTATGGGGGGCACTGGTCACGCTCTCCTACGCCACCTACCAAACCAGCCGCTACACCGAAAACCCCTGGCTGCTCACGCTGGAATACACGGTAATGCTGGGGTTGCTGCTGCTGGAAAAACCCTGGCGGCCGTTTGTCGCTGCTCCTGATGGGCCGAGCCGATTGTAG
- a CDS encoding TIGR04282 family arsenosugar biosynthesis glycosyltransferase translates to MSSVPGHLLVFARYPELGKVKTRLAADIGPAAALAVYRELLTHTRAVAAPLPVTKTVWLAAPGPAADLTESWTGYERQLQPPGDLGARMHAAFAHAFAQGAGRVLIIGTDCPGLTTAHLQTALDALRTHDVVLGPAADGGYYLLGLTKLYPELFANKPWSSATVRAETLRDAAGLGLRVHLLPELHDVDTAADLAHWKNPLA, encoded by the coding sequence ATGAGTAGCGTACCGGGCCACCTGCTGGTATTTGCGCGCTACCCCGAGCTGGGCAAAGTAAAAACGCGCCTGGCCGCCGACATCGGCCCGGCGGCGGCCCTGGCCGTGTACCGGGAGCTGCTGACCCACACCCGGGCCGTAGCCGCCCCGCTGCCGGTAACCAAAACCGTGTGGCTGGCCGCTCCCGGCCCCGCCGCCGACCTGACTGAGAGTTGGACCGGCTACGAACGGCAGCTACAGCCGCCCGGCGACCTGGGCGCCCGCATGCACGCGGCTTTCGCTCACGCCTTTGCCCAGGGGGCCGGACGCGTGCTCATCATCGGCACCGACTGCCCCGGTCTCACTACTGCGCATTTGCAGACGGCGCTGGATGCCCTGCGCACCCACGACGTGGTGCTGGGCCCGGCAGCTGATGGCGGCTACTACCTCTTGGGCCTGACCAAGCTGTACCCCGAACTGTTTGCCAACAAGCCCTGGAGTAGCGCCACCGTGCGGGCCGAAACCCTGCGCGACGCCGCTGGGCTCGGGCTGCGCGTACACCTGCTGCCGGAGCTGCACGACGTGGACACCGCCGCCGACCTGGCCCATTGGAAAAATCCGTTGGCCTGA
- a CDS encoding rhodanese-like domain-containing protein: MSLSDVFFNSTRLLPGARQSRRWAAALLVGLASSLTACGQSAPGSSPSMSAYDHMLRLLFKPTVPYIQSGELASLLQTKPEGVLLLDTRGSAEYRVSHLPGARFVEFNTFRKTDLSAVPRTRPVVVYCSVGARSEQVGAWLREQGFRDVRNLYGGLFQWVNDGHGVVNAQGPTDHVHPYSVVWRPWLKRGIPTYE; the protein is encoded by the coding sequence ATGTCGTTGTCTGACGTGTTTTTCAATTCTACCCGGCTACTGCCCGGCGCCCGGCAGTCCAGGCGGTGGGCAGCAGCGCTGCTTGTGGGGCTGGCCAGCTCACTCACCGCCTGCGGACAGTCAGCGCCCGGTTCTTCCCCTTCTATGTCGGCCTACGACCACATGCTCCGGCTGCTGTTCAAGCCCACGGTGCCCTACATTCAGTCGGGGGAGCTAGCCAGCCTGCTTCAGACCAAGCCTGAGGGCGTGCTGCTGCTCGATACGCGCGGAAGCGCCGAATACCGCGTAAGCCACTTGCCCGGGGCCCGGTTCGTGGAGTTCAACACCTTCCGGAAAACCGACCTGAGCGCCGTGCCCCGCACCCGGCCGGTAGTGGTCTACTGCTCGGTGGGCGCGCGGAGCGAGCAGGTAGGCGCGTGGCTGCGGGAGCAGGGCTTCCGGGACGTGCGCAACCTCTACGGCGGCTTGTTTCAGTGGGTGAACGACGGGCACGGCGTGGTAAATGCCCAGGGACCCACCGACCACGTACATCCGTACTCGGTGGTGTGGCGGCCCTGGCTTAAGCGCGGGATACCCACGTATGAGTAG
- a CDS encoding arsenosugar biosynthesis-associated peroxidase-like protein: MSTYYNPADLAKFGNITEWQAEMGNKFFSYYGEVFKEGALSEREKALIALAVAHAVQCPYCIDAYTTDSLQKGADEAQMMEAVHVAAAIKGGAVLVHGVQMMNKAKELSM, encoded by the coding sequence ATGAGCACGTACTACAATCCCGCTGACCTGGCCAAATTTGGCAACATCACGGAGTGGCAGGCCGAAATGGGCAACAAGTTCTTCAGCTACTACGGCGAGGTATTCAAGGAAGGCGCCCTCTCGGAGCGCGAAAAAGCCCTGATTGCCCTGGCCGTAGCCCACGCCGTGCAGTGCCCGTACTGCATTGATGCCTACACCACCGACTCCCTGCAAAAAGGCGCCGACGAAGCCCAGATGATGGAAGCCGTGCACGTGGCCGCCGCCATCAAGGGCGGGGCGGTGCTGGTACACGGCGTGCAGATGATGAACAAAGCCAAAGAGCTGTCGATGTAA
- a CDS encoding heme NO-binding domain-containing protein — protein sequence MHGTIFTLLKRYVQTQYDHSTWLRLLEASGLTSGDFDHKSVYPDEQMYALVGKAAEMTGLQANELQEKFGEYLVPDLMYMYQKLLQPEWTTLDMIEHTEATMHAQVRREHTENAPPVLNVTRISSHELVIDYVSKRRMGALAVGIVRGLARYYDEADQIEVTPTTSEDGEEVRIRVRRKR from the coding sequence GTGCACGGAACCATTTTCACCCTGCTTAAGCGCTACGTCCAGACCCAGTACGACCACAGCACCTGGCTGCGTCTGCTGGAAGCGTCGGGGCTCACGTCCGGCGACTTCGACCACAAAAGCGTGTACCCCGATGAGCAGATGTATGCGCTGGTGGGCAAAGCAGCGGAAATGACCGGGCTGCAGGCCAATGAGCTGCAAGAGAAGTTTGGGGAGTACCTCGTGCCCGACCTGATGTACATGTACCAGAAGCTGCTTCAACCGGAGTGGACGACGCTGGATATGATTGAGCACACGGAGGCCACCATGCACGCGCAGGTGCGGCGTGAGCACACCGAGAATGCGCCACCCGTGCTCAATGTCACCCGCATATCTTCCCACGAGCTGGTCATCGACTACGTATCGAAGCGGCGCATGGGGGCTTTGGCGGTGGGCATCGTGCGGGGCCTGGCCAGGTACTACGACGAAGCCGACCAGATTGAGGTAACGCCCACCACCAGCGAAGACGGCGAAGAAGTCCGCATCCGGGTGCGCCGTAAAAGGTAA
- a CDS encoding anti-sigma factor — translation MDIQQYIESGMLEQYVLGTLTVREQQEVEQLANEFPAVQAEISRIQQDLDAYAAAHAATPPAGMRERVLAGWQQAVRASEGNGPLAAPRMVASAPAPPVAPEAVVRSIDSAPSSGRKFGWLVAAAVALLTLSALGNYLLYNRLKETETNLQVAQTEQTRYAATEQAALKERDERTRQLEILRSEQFRTVDLKGTPKAPDALARVYYNAATRAVYVDVRHLPALPKGKQYQLWAMDKGQPVDAGILTAAATAGDTLQQMKDIASAQAFALTVENEGGSPTPTLSTLTVIGNI, via the coding sequence GTGGACATTCAGCAATACATCGAATCCGGCATGTTGGAGCAGTACGTACTCGGTACGCTTACGGTTCGGGAACAACAGGAAGTTGAACAACTGGCCAACGAGTTTCCCGCCGTGCAGGCGGAAATTTCGCGCATCCAGCAGGATCTTGACGCCTACGCCGCAGCCCACGCCGCTACCCCGCCCGCCGGTATGCGCGAACGGGTACTAGCCGGCTGGCAGCAGGCCGTGCGCGCCTCGGAAGGCAACGGCCCGCTCGCCGCTCCACGTATGGTAGCCTCAGCGCCCGCGCCGCCCGTCGCGCCGGAAGCCGTGGTGCGCTCTATCGATTCGGCCCCGTCGTCGGGCCGGAAGTTTGGCTGGCTTGTAGCGGCAGCTGTGGCGTTACTCACGCTCAGCGCCCTCGGCAACTATCTGCTGTACAACCGGCTGAAGGAAACCGAAACCAACCTGCAGGTAGCCCAGACCGAGCAGACGCGCTACGCCGCCACCGAGCAGGCTGCCCTGAAAGAGCGGGATGAGCGCACCCGTCAGCTGGAAATCCTACGCAGTGAGCAGTTCCGGACCGTGGACCTGAAAGGCACACCCAAAGCCCCCGACGCCCTGGCCCGCGTGTACTATAATGCCGCCACCCGCGCCGTGTACGTTGATGTGCGCCACCTGCCCGCCTTGCCCAAAGGCAAGCAGTACCAGCTCTGGGCTATGGACAAAGGCCAGCCTGTGGATGCCGGGATTCTGACGGCCGCCGCCACCGCCGGCGACACCCTGCAGCAGATGAAGGACATTGCCAGTGCCCAGGCATTTGCCCTGACGGTGGAAAATGAAGGTGGCAGCCCCACGCCCACCTTAAGCACCCTGACGGTGATAGGCAACATCTAG
- a CDS encoding RNA polymerase sigma factor, which yields MTSKTSGVDAITEEQLVARLRARDEAAMTIFYDKYGTALYGVIARIVKKEEVAEDVLQESLVKIWHSFLSYDTSKGRLFTWVLNICRNLAIDKIRSRQYRVGTRTQPLEDSAAQWQAAPSSFKPEHIGLEEVTRQLNPEQKQIIDLLYFGGYTQSEVAEELELPLGTVKTRARAAIKVLAKLIR from the coding sequence GTGACATCAAAAACTTCCGGGGTAGATGCCATAACCGAAGAACAGCTGGTGGCGCGCCTGAGGGCCCGCGACGAAGCAGCCATGACTATCTTCTACGACAAGTACGGCACGGCCCTCTACGGCGTCATTGCCCGCATTGTGAAGAAGGAGGAAGTGGCCGAGGACGTGCTGCAGGAAAGCCTGGTGAAAATCTGGCACTCCTTTCTGAGCTACGATACCAGCAAAGGCCGCCTGTTTACCTGGGTGCTGAATATTTGCCGGAATCTGGCCATCGACAAAATCCGCTCCCGCCAGTACCGCGTAGGTACTCGCACACAACCGCTGGAAGACAGCGCGGCGCAATGGCAGGCCGCTCCGTCATCATTCAAGCCCGAGCATATCGGGCTGGAGGAAGTGACGCGTCAACTTAATCCGGAGCAAAAGCAGATCATCGACCTGCTGTATTTCGGCGGCTATACGCAAAGCGAAGTGGCAGAAGAACTCGAATTACCGCTCGGCACCGTGAAGACGCGGGCCCGGGCGGCCATCAAAGTACTCGCAAAACTGATTCGATAA